Proteins from a genomic interval of Bradyrhizobium sp. CCGB01:
- a CDS encoding glutathione S-transferase family protein gives MTASLKLISHKLCPYVQRAVIALKEKGVPFERVDIDLANKPDWFLKLSPLGKVPVLVVTTDKGEVALFESNVICEYIEETQCGARLHPADALERAEHRAWMEFGSAILGDLWGLETTTDPATFESKRQALAAKFARVEAALGAGPYFAGRAFSLVDAVFAPVFRYFDLFDELTELGIFSDLPKVRAWRAELAKRPSVRTAVGADYPQLLRAFLVRHDAHLLKLAA, from the coding sequence ATGACCGCTTCGCTCAAATTGATCAGCCACAAGCTTTGCCCCTACGTGCAGCGTGCCGTGATCGCCCTCAAGGAGAAGGGCGTTCCGTTCGAGCGGGTCGACATCGATCTCGCCAACAAGCCCGACTGGTTCCTGAAACTCTCGCCGCTCGGCAAGGTGCCGGTGCTGGTGGTGACGACCGACAAGGGCGAGGTCGCGCTGTTCGAGAGCAACGTGATCTGCGAGTACATCGAGGAGACGCAGTGCGGCGCGAGGCTGCATCCTGCGGATGCGCTAGAGCGTGCCGAGCACCGCGCCTGGATGGAGTTCGGCTCGGCGATCCTCGGCGACCTCTGGGGGCTGGAGACCACGACCGATCCGGCGACATTCGAAAGCAAGCGCCAGGCGCTGGCGGCGAAATTCGCGCGCGTCGAAGCCGCGCTCGGCGCGGGTCCCTATTTCGCGGGGCGTGCGTTCAGCCTGGTCGACGCGGTGTTCGCACCCGTCTTCCGCTATTTCGATCTGTTCGACGAGCTGACCGAGCTTGGCATCTTCAGCGATCTGCCGAAGGTGCGCGCGTGGCGGGCGGAGCTTGCAAAACGTCCTAGCGTCCGTACTGCGGTCGGCGCCGACTATCCGCAATTGCTGCGCGCCTTCCTCGTCCGTCACGACGCGCATCTGCTCAAGCTCGCGGCCTGA
- a CDS encoding methyl-accepting chemotaxis protein, with amino-acid sequence MKLLSHLKIRTKLASMVCLAALTVTAIIAVSAFLSKSRMMEDRVQQMKTAVDMLYNLAQSVQDDVTAGKLTQAEAKAQFHMRGRRMSFNGGQGYPVVYNPDTSLLVNGANQQLEGKITGAKDSNGVMIADAIINVAAQNAQGGVTSYLYPRPGQTEAVRKTVFARKFAPWDATISYGLYVDDIDADVRALTLELAAVGLGLMLLMATLSWLIARDVLSALDRQKTRMQEIADGAIDKPVEETDRGDEIGRMAETLEVLRQTALTARTLEAEQVATKTRSEQEKRDALISLADRFDASVGQLVGLMASGSGELETTAKSMSSTAEGTNRRAAVVGSAATEASQRVQTVAAAAEELSSSITEISRQVAQSAEVTGRAVDSARRTDTIVRALSDGAQQIEHVAELISSIAAQTNLLALNATIEAARAGEAGRGFAVVASEVKSLASQTAEATREIGDKIAQIQGATKEAVDAIGGITATIEEVSRIATSIGAAIEEQGAATAEIARSVSQTAEATKEVTTNIGGVSTAANETGNAAGMVLAAASNLSKQAEQLSGEVGTFLAGVRAA; translated from the coding sequence ATGAAGCTGCTGAGCCACCTGAAGATCCGCACCAAGCTTGCCAGCATGGTCTGCCTTGCGGCTCTCACAGTCACAGCCATCATCGCGGTATCGGCCTTCCTCAGCAAGAGCCGCATGATGGAGGACCGGGTCCAGCAAATGAAGACCGCGGTCGACATGCTCTACAACCTCGCCCAGTCGGTTCAGGACGACGTCACCGCCGGCAAGCTGACGCAGGCCGAGGCCAAGGCCCAGTTCCACATGCGCGGACGGCGCATGAGCTTCAACGGCGGCCAGGGCTATCCCGTCGTCTACAATCCCGACACCTCGCTGCTCGTGAACGGCGCCAATCAGCAGCTCGAGGGCAAGATCACCGGCGCGAAAGACTCCAACGGCGTGATGATCGCCGACGCGATCATCAACGTCGCCGCCCAGAATGCCCAGGGCGGCGTGACCTCCTACCTCTATCCCCGCCCCGGCCAGACCGAGGCCGTGCGCAAGACCGTGTTCGCGCGCAAGTTCGCGCCCTGGGACGCGACGATCAGCTATGGCCTCTATGTCGACGACATCGACGCCGACGTGCGCGCGCTGACGCTGGAGCTTGCCGCTGTCGGCCTCGGCCTGATGCTGCTGATGGCCACGCTGTCCTGGCTGATCGCCCGCGACGTGCTGAGCGCACTGGACCGCCAGAAGACCCGCATGCAGGAAATCGCCGACGGCGCCATCGACAAGCCGGTCGAGGAAACCGATCGCGGCGACGAGATCGGCCGCATGGCCGAGACCCTCGAAGTGCTCCGGCAGACCGCCTTGACCGCGCGCACGCTCGAAGCCGAGCAGGTCGCCACCAAGACCCGCAGCGAGCAGGAGAAGCGTGATGCCTTGATCTCGCTCGCCGATCGCTTCGATGCGTCCGTGGGCCAGCTCGTCGGCCTGATGGCCTCGGGCTCCGGCGAGCTGGAGACCACCGCCAAGTCGATGTCATCCACGGCCGAGGGCACCAACCGCCGCGCCGCCGTAGTCGGCTCGGCCGCAACTGAAGCCAGCCAGCGCGTCCAGACGGTCGCCGCCGCAGCCGAGGAGCTCTCCTCCTCGATCACCGAGATCAGCCGCCAGGTCGCGCAATCCGCCGAAGTGACCGGCCGCGCCGTGGACAGCGCCCGCCGCACCGACACCATCGTCCGCGCGCTTTCGGACGGCGCCCAGCAGATCGAGCACGTCGCCGAGCTGATCTCCAGCATCGCGGCGCAAACCAATCTGCTCGCCCTCAACGCCACCATCGAAGCTGCGCGTGCCGGTGAAGCCGGCCGCGGCTTTGCCGTCGTCGCCTCCGAGGTGAAGTCGCTTGCGAGCCAGACCGCGGAAGCCACCCGCGAGATCGGCGACAAGATCGCGCAGATCCAGGGCGCGACCAAGGAGGCCGTGGACGCGATCGGCGGCATCACCGCCACCATCGAGGAAGTCAGCCGCATCGCCACCTCGATTGGCGCTGCCATCGAGGAGCAAGGCGCCGCCACCGCCGAGATCGCCCGCAGCGTCTCGCAGACCGCCGAGGCGACCAAGGAGGTCACCACCAATATCGGCGGCGTCAGCACGGCGGCGAACGAGACCGGCAACGCGGCCGGCATGGTGCTCGCGGCCGCCTCGAACCTCTCCAAGCAGGCCGAGCAGCTCTCCGGCGAGGTCGGCACCTTCCTGGCGGGCGTGCGCGCCGCGTAG
- a CDS encoding LodA/GoxA family CTQ-dependent oxidase yields MSDDIVRAVIYPAIGVARVGTSRNEWFVGPETPDPAPLPVGSYRDATGALKRQAARFRIYGVNASGEIVRELMGADRTADVTWHVELANTKAAWYGFQLALDIPEAASAMPTTLRNATVADRTQLAIRPGPRSVAGRNAKAKAFDTGAFMGRTVYLGEISTDADARLIVLGGHGVSASANGSWAITFANNEGWFDDVSDGPVTAEVTLSGRKLEVTPAWVVVAPPDYGPLRKSVRTMWDLMRDVAVTASMLTAPQRPSFTNDILPILQRMNGLQWVNAAFAAAFGWAGAFDLISPQALARLSSADDNEKELRRTIANTFRRFDVDSWSPKPWPWLYGDAMNIPPAPTPRQYAALTDLQLSMLMQWAGGDFDADFDPAHQPPQRIEDAPLKDQGDLLTRGALEFCLADAFHPGCEMTWPMRSATLYMAAFRIAHAPPGWIAPDLGPILNLDGAQIPHGPLAGQQAGDITRWMAVPWQTDTASCRNGYDKTYDPYAPTFWPARVPNEVLTVENYDIVMDPKQPMESRKAAFAARARWIAPLGRTSYTDQINNMIAGFDHLGVVEARPGPKDTDQFPSVIEVEDQHKPIPDVIPATGAVRAQLAAAGLSRADVDISGIEKVRRYPGGLPVHLK; encoded by the coding sequence ATGAGCGATGACATTGTTCGCGCCGTGATCTATCCGGCGATCGGCGTTGCACGAGTTGGCACCAGCCGGAACGAATGGTTCGTCGGCCCGGAAACACCCGATCCGGCTCCACTTCCCGTCGGCTCCTATCGCGATGCGACGGGCGCGCTGAAGCGACAGGCGGCGCGTTTCCGCATCTATGGTGTCAACGCATCCGGCGAGATCGTCCGCGAGCTGATGGGCGCCGATCGGACCGCCGATGTCACGTGGCACGTCGAACTCGCGAACACCAAGGCCGCCTGGTACGGATTCCAGCTCGCCCTGGATATTCCGGAGGCTGCGTCTGCGATGCCGACCACGCTTCGCAATGCCACGGTCGCCGACCGGACCCAGCTCGCGATCCGGCCTGGTCCCCGCAGCGTTGCGGGCCGCAATGCGAAGGCCAAGGCATTCGATACCGGCGCGTTCATGGGACGCACCGTCTATCTCGGTGAGATATCCACCGATGCGGACGCACGCTTGATCGTATTGGGCGGACACGGCGTCTCGGCATCCGCAAACGGGAGCTGGGCCATCACCTTCGCCAACAACGAAGGCTGGTTCGACGACGTGTCCGACGGACCGGTCACGGCCGAGGTGACCTTGTCCGGCCGAAAGCTCGAGGTCACGCCCGCCTGGGTCGTCGTGGCGCCACCGGATTACGGACCGCTCCGCAAATCCGTGCGTACGATGTGGGACCTCATGCGCGACGTCGCGGTGACGGCCAGCATGCTGACGGCGCCGCAGCGTCCCTCCTTCACGAACGACATCCTGCCGATCCTGCAACGCATGAATGGCCTTCAGTGGGTGAACGCCGCGTTCGCGGCCGCCTTCGGATGGGCCGGCGCCTTCGATCTCATCTCGCCGCAGGCCCTCGCCCGCTTGTCCAGCGCCGACGACAACGAGAAAGAATTGCGGCGGACCATCGCCAACACGTTTCGCCGCTTCGACGTCGATTCATGGTCGCCCAAGCCGTGGCCGTGGCTCTATGGCGATGCCATGAACATCCCGCCGGCGCCGACGCCACGGCAATATGCTGCTCTGACCGATCTCCAATTGTCGATGCTGATGCAATGGGCGGGCGGCGATTTCGATGCGGATTTCGACCCGGCGCACCAGCCCCCGCAACGGATAGAAGACGCACCCTTGAAAGATCAGGGCGACTTGCTGACGCGCGGCGCGCTGGAGTTCTGCCTTGCCGATGCATTTCACCCGGGATGCGAGATGACGTGGCCGATGCGCAGCGCGACACTTTACATGGCTGCGTTCCGGATCGCGCACGCTCCGCCCGGCTGGATCGCGCCGGACCTCGGACCGATCCTCAATCTGGACGGCGCGCAAATTCCCCACGGGCCGCTGGCCGGACAACAGGCCGGGGACATCACCCGTTGGATGGCCGTTCCCTGGCAGACCGATACCGCCAGTTGCCGCAATGGCTACGACAAGACCTACGATCCCTATGCGCCGACCTTCTGGCCCGCACGCGTGCCGAATGAAGTGCTGACGGTCGAGAACTATGACATCGTGATGGACCCCAAACAGCCGATGGAAAGTCGCAAGGCGGCGTTCGCGGCCCGGGCCCGCTGGATCGCGCCGCTCGGCAGGACCAGCTACACCGACCAGATCAACAACATGATCGCGGGTTTCGACCACCTTGGCGTGGTCGAGGCGCGACCGGGGCCCAAGGATACGGATCAATTTCCGTCCGTGATCGAGGTCGAGGATCAGCACAAGCCGATTCCGGATGTCATCCCCGCGACCGGAGCGGTGCGCGCTCAGCTCGCCGCCGCCGGCCTGTCGCGCGCAGACGTCGACATTTCCGGCATCGAGAAGGTCCGCCGCTATCCCGGCGGACTCCCCGTTCACCTCAAATAG
- a CDS encoding NAD(P)/FAD-dependent oxidoreductase: MDAEAIIIGAGPAGATVALNLAPFRKVLLVDPAPAPEQRIGESIPGAARRLLADMGLLDQFLADSHTPRHALRSAWGDPTPVVRDSIADPDGHGWQIDRRLFEDRLRAAARARGASAVTARAIAVRRESEGFAVTLDRPKGVDVRARLIIDASGRRSRLGTATRTRRGKLSCAWLRASGVTLPAGVVQIEAEAEGWWYCSALPAGEGLLAFHTDSDLPAAKTAATPRALLRRARALPMLGALLGDAAWNAPETGYCAAHSAWPESPVREGWIATGDAALACDPLSAQGLFNALYFGLSAAEAANRWLDGEASALDDYARDVASVRSHFLRAESAWYALERRWADAPFWKRRHTV, translated from the coding sequence GTGGACGCTGAGGCGATCATCATCGGTGCCGGTCCGGCGGGTGCGACCGTCGCGCTCAACCTCGCGCCGTTCCGGAAAGTCCTGCTGGTCGATCCGGCCCCTGCCCCTGAACAGCGCATCGGAGAATCCATTCCGGGCGCGGCGCGTCGCCTCCTTGCCGACATGGGTCTGCTGGACCAATTCCTGGCGGACAGTCACACACCGCGACACGCGCTTCGGAGTGCCTGGGGAGACCCGACGCCGGTGGTTCGCGACAGCATCGCCGATCCCGATGGGCACGGGTGGCAAATTGACCGGCGACTGTTCGAGGATCGTCTTCGCGCAGCCGCCCGCGCGCGCGGCGCGTCCGCAGTCACCGCGCGCGCCATCGCGGTGCGACGGGAGAGCGAAGGCTTCGCCGTCACGCTCGATCGGCCCAAGGGGGTGGACGTCAGGGCCCGCCTGATCATCGACGCATCGGGACGGCGCTCGCGTCTCGGGACGGCGACGCGAACGCGACGGGGGAAACTGAGCTGCGCTTGGCTGCGTGCGTCCGGCGTTACGCTGCCCGCCGGCGTCGTCCAGATCGAAGCCGAGGCTGAAGGCTGGTGGTATTGCTCGGCGTTGCCGGCTGGAGAGGGACTGCTTGCCTTTCATACCGACTCCGACCTGCCCGCAGCCAAAACCGCAGCGACGCCGCGCGCACTGCTTCGCAGGGCCCGCGCTCTGCCGATGCTGGGTGCTTTGCTCGGCGACGCGGCGTGGAACGCGCCGGAAACGGGCTATTGCGCCGCTCATTCAGCCTGGCCGGAGTCTCCGGTCCGCGAGGGCTGGATCGCAACAGGAGACGCTGCGCTTGCCTGCGACCCGCTGTCCGCCCAGGGGCTCTTCAACGCGCTCTATTTTGGCCTATCGGCCGCGGAGGCCGCCAACCGCTGGCTCGATGGCGAGGCAAGCGCACTCGACGATTACGCCCGTGACGTTGCCTCCGTGCGCAGCCATTTTCTGAGAGCCGAGAGCGCCTGGTACGCGCTCGAACGTCGGTGGGCGGACGCACCGTTCTGGAAACGCCGTC
- a CDS encoding DoxX family protein produces MNFPYLTRFQPVLLSLFRFITGLLLFQYGIAKLFKFPPVPMFAKVELMSLYGAAGTLELVIGGLLMIGLFTRLAAFILSGEMAFAYFMGHMLKGETPVLLPLLNGGTAAILFCFACLYLSAAGGGPISVDAAMGKESGSTGGAFARR; encoded by the coding sequence ATGAACTTTCCCTATCTCACTCGCTTTCAGCCGGTTCTCTTGAGCCTGTTTCGCTTCATCACCGGCCTCTTGCTGTTCCAGTACGGCATCGCCAAGCTGTTCAAGTTCCCGCCTGTACCGATGTTCGCCAAAGTCGAACTGATGTCACTTTACGGCGCGGCCGGAACGCTTGAACTGGTGATCGGCGGGCTGCTGATGATCGGCCTTTTCACTCGCCTTGCCGCTTTCATTCTCTCGGGCGAAATGGCCTTCGCCTACTTCATGGGACACATGCTCAAGGGCGAAACACCGGTGCTCCTGCCGCTGCTCAATGGCGGCACCGCGGCGATCCTGTTCTGCTTCGCCTGCCTCTACCTTTCGGCCGCCGGCGGCGGTCCGATCAGCGTCGATGCTGCGATGGGCAAGGAAAGCGGTTCGACCGGCGGCGCGTTCGCGCGGCGCTGA
- a CDS encoding multidrug efflux SMR transporter, protein MSQSVAWLMLVIAGLLDVGWAISMKYAEGYTRVGWSIVSLLLLAAFVVLLGRSLKVLEVGVAYSVWTGIGAAGTFVMGVVLFGETLSAMKLAGIALVLMGIAALKLA, encoded by the coding sequence ATGTCGCAATCTGTGGCCTGGCTGATGCTGGTGATCGCAGGCCTGCTCGATGTCGGCTGGGCGATCTCGATGAAATATGCCGAAGGCTACACGCGGGTGGGCTGGAGCATCGTTTCGTTGCTGCTGCTCGCCGCCTTCGTTGTCTTGCTCGGGCGTTCCTTGAAGGTGCTCGAGGTCGGCGTCGCCTATTCGGTGTGGACCGGCATTGGCGCTGCTGGCACCTTCGTCATGGGCGTCGTGCTGTTCGGCGAGACCTTGAGCGCGATGAAGCTTGCGGGCATCGCGCTCGTCCTGATGGGGATCGCCGCGCTGAAGCTGGCTTAG
- the tyrS gene encoding tyrosine--tRNA ligase codes for MTAFKSDFLNTLQERGFIHQCSDFEGLDALAAKGEATCYVGYDCTARSLHIGNYLTMMMLHWLQQSGNKPITLMGGGTTMVGDPSGKDETRAMRTVAEIEANKESIRGVFAKVLRYGEGKSDAVMLDNAEWLTKLNWIEMLRDVGRHFSVNRMLTMDSVRLRLEREQEMSFIEFNYMVCQAYDFVELAKRTGCKLQMGGSDQWGNIIMGVDLGRRMGTHQLFALTTPLLTTASGAKMGKTAQGAVWLNADQFSPYDFWQYWRNTEDADVGKFLKLFTTLPMGEIRKLEALGGSEINEAKKVLATEATALLHGRDAANEAAETARRTFEEGALAESLPTVEIPRGELDAGLGVLNAFVKAGLVASNGEARRQIKGGGLRVNDEPVTDEKMALLAANLTPEGVIKLSFGKKKHVLIRPA; via the coding sequence ATGACTGCATTTAAATCGGATTTCCTCAACACCCTGCAGGAACGTGGATTCATCCACCAATGCTCCGATTTCGAGGGGCTGGACGCGCTCGCCGCCAAGGGCGAGGCGACCTGCTATGTCGGCTACGATTGCACCGCCCGGTCGCTGCACATCGGCAACTATCTGACCATGATGATGCTGCACTGGCTGCAGCAGTCCGGCAACAAGCCGATCACGCTGATGGGCGGCGGCACCACCATGGTGGGCGATCCCTCCGGCAAGGACGAGACGCGCGCGATGCGCACCGTCGCCGAGATCGAGGCGAACAAGGAATCGATCCGCGGCGTGTTCGCAAAGGTGCTGCGCTACGGCGAGGGCAAGAGCGACGCCGTCATGCTCGACAATGCGGAGTGGCTGACCAAGCTCAACTGGATCGAGATGCTGCGCGACGTCGGCCGGCACTTTTCGGTCAACCGCATGCTGACCATGGATTCCGTGCGGCTACGCCTCGAGCGCGAGCAGGAGATGAGCTTCATCGAGTTCAACTACATGGTCTGCCAGGCCTACGACTTCGTCGAGCTGGCCAAGCGCACCGGCTGCAAATTGCAGATGGGCGGCTCGGACCAGTGGGGCAACATCATCATGGGCGTCGATCTCGGCCGCCGCATGGGCACGCACCAACTGTTCGCGCTGACGACGCCGCTGCTGACCACGGCGTCGGGTGCGAAGATGGGCAAGACCGCGCAAGGCGCGGTCTGGCTCAACGCCGATCAATTTTCGCCTTACGACTTCTGGCAGTACTGGCGCAACACCGAGGACGCCGACGTCGGCAAATTCCTGAAACTGTTCACGACGCTGCCGATGGGCGAAATCAGGAAGCTCGAGGCGCTCGGCGGCTCGGAGATCAACGAGGCCAAGAAGGTGCTCGCCACCGAGGCGACCGCGCTGCTGCACGGCCGCGACGCGGCGAACGAGGCAGCCGAAACCGCGCGGCGCACCTTCGAGGAAGGCGCGCTGGCCGAAAGCCTGCCGACGGTGGAAATTCCGCGCGGTGAGCTGGACGCCGGCCTCGGCGTGCTCAACGCCTTCGTCAAGGCAGGGCTCGTTGCCTCCAACGGCGAGGCACGTCGCCAGATCAAGGGCGGCGGCCTGCGCGTCAACGACGAGCCCGTCACCGACGAGAAGATGGCGCTGCTGGCGGCCAATCTGACGCCGGAGGGCGTGATCAAGCTGTCCTTCGGCAAGAAGAAGCACGTCCTCATCAGGCCTGCATAG
- a CDS encoding MFS transporter: MDQNTPREQIAGDQRSAVRTALVVLALCFTLAVLGRGLSESFTVFLKPISENFGWDRAQVVSIYSLTWLISGLTAPLVGRLFDHSGPRIVYALGLFLLGSAFLIAAHAQALWQFQLSIGLCVGIGVAFIGNVPNSILLGRWFGPKLPTAMAVVYSAMGGGVLALLPASQLLIDHLGWRETYQLFGLAALGLLVPLMLLPWRSFASGSPHVAKKTDPHFVDNGWTLVSAMRHHAFWALFSTFFFTAVGMYAIAAQIVAYLIDAGFPPLQAATAWGFSGVVLVFGMLGVSALDGLIGRRPSVLLSYAISIIGIALLWLLQYYPNIILLTGFVLCFGSMMGSRGPLITATAMKIFRGRRVGTIFGTISIGSGLGSAFGSWSGGLIHDVTHGYNLLLVFALASVILGMIPFLIVPALRE, encoded by the coding sequence ATGGATCAGAACACGCCCAGGGAACAAATCGCGGGTGATCAACGGAGCGCCGTGCGAACCGCGCTCGTGGTGCTCGCGCTCTGCTTCACGCTCGCGGTGCTCGGTCGCGGCCTGAGCGAGAGCTTCACGGTCTTCCTCAAGCCGATCTCCGAAAACTTCGGCTGGGATCGCGCGCAGGTCGTCTCGATCTATTCACTGACCTGGCTCATCAGCGGACTGACGGCGCCGCTGGTCGGACGTCTGTTCGATCATTCCGGACCGCGCATCGTCTACGCGCTCGGACTGTTCCTGCTCGGCTCGGCCTTCCTGATTGCAGCGCACGCGCAGGCGCTCTGGCAATTCCAGCTCTCGATCGGACTCTGCGTCGGCATCGGCGTCGCCTTCATCGGCAATGTGCCGAACTCGATCCTGCTCGGCCGCTGGTTCGGCCCAAAGCTGCCGACCGCGATGGCGGTAGTCTATTCGGCGATGGGCGGCGGCGTGCTGGCACTGCTGCCGGCCTCGCAGCTCCTGATCGACCATCTCGGCTGGCGCGAGACCTATCAGCTGTTCGGCCTCGCCGCCCTGGGCCTGCTGGTGCCGCTCATGCTGCTGCCGTGGCGGTCGTTCGCTTCGGGCTCGCCGCATGTCGCGAAGAAGACCGATCCGCATTTCGTCGACAACGGCTGGACGCTTGTGAGCGCGATGCGTCACCACGCCTTCTGGGCGCTGTTCTCGACCTTCTTCTTCACCGCGGTCGGCATGTATGCGATCGCCGCGCAGATCGTCGCCTATCTCATCGACGCCGGCTTTCCGCCGCTCCAGGCCGCGACCGCCTGGGGTTTTTCGGGCGTGGTCCTGGTGTTCGGCATGCTCGGCGTCTCCGCGCTCGACGGGCTGATCGGACGCCGGCCGTCGGTGCTGCTCAGCTACGCGATCTCGATCATCGGCATCGCCCTGCTCTGGCTGCTTCAGTATTATCCGAACATCATCCTGCTCACCGGATTCGTCCTCTGCTTCGGCAGCATGATGGGCTCGCGCGGCCCGCTGATCACCGCGACCGCGATGAAGATCTTTCGCGGCAGGCGCGTCGGCACCATCTTCGGCACCATCTCGATCGGCAGCGGATTGGGTTCGGCGTTCGGCTCATGGAGCGGCGGCCTCATCCACGACGTCACGCACGGCTACAATCTCCTGCTCGTCTTCGCACTTGCGAGCGTGATCCTCGGAATGATTCCATTCCTGATTGTCCCCGCCTTGCGGGAGTAG
- a CDS encoding anhydro-N-acetylmuramic acid kinase, whose amino-acid sequence MMLTALGLMSGTSLDGVDVALIETDGKQVKAFGPSGYRPYGPAERNVLRQALSEAVHLPRRDARPGVLAEAERAVTLAHAEAVAAFIAQNRMKPEDIDIVGFHGQTVLHRPERRLTVQIGDAPALAKAIHIPVMHDFRAADVEAGGQGAPFVPVYHRALVQSLEREGPIVVVNIGGVSNITYIDGNDTLIACDTGPGNALLDDFMYRTMNQAFDAEGKFAALGQVDEAWIARALELPFFASPPPKSLDRNDFAALRLGDVQPADGAATLTAFTAAAIARIIPLLPRRPRSWIICGGGARNLTMLRMLRERVGSATVEAAETLGWASDAIEAQAFGFLAARGLKGLPLSYPATTGVPMPMTGGVIARP is encoded by the coding sequence ATGATGTTGACGGCACTCGGTTTGATGAGCGGCACCTCGCTGGACGGGGTGGATGTCGCGCTGATCGAAACCGACGGAAAGCAGGTGAAGGCGTTCGGACCGTCCGGCTACCGGCCCTATGGCCCTGCGGAGCGCAATGTGCTGCGCCAGGCGCTGAGCGAGGCCGTGCACCTGCCGCGACGCGATGCCCGTCCGGGTGTGCTCGCCGAGGCCGAGCGCGCGGTGACGCTGGCCCATGCCGAGGCTGTGGCTGCCTTCATCGCCCAGAACCGGATGAAGCCGGAGGACATCGACATCGTCGGCTTCCACGGCCAGACCGTGCTGCACCGCCCCGAGCGGCGGCTGACGGTGCAGATCGGCGATGCGCCGGCGCTGGCCAAGGCGATCCATATCCCCGTGATGCATGATTTCCGCGCCGCCGACGTCGAGGCGGGCGGGCAGGGCGCGCCGTTCGTGCCGGTCTACCATCGGGCGCTCGTCCAATCGCTGGAGCGGGAAGGGCCGATTGTTGTCGTCAATATCGGCGGCGTCTCCAACATCACCTATATCGACGGCAACGACACGCTGATCGCCTGCGACACCGGGCCCGGCAACGCGCTGCTCGACGACTTCATGTACCGCACCATGAACCAGGCGTTCGATGCGGAAGGAAAGTTCGCCGCACTCGGACAGGTCGACGAAGCCTGGATCGCGCGAGCGCTGGAGCTGCCGTTCTTCGCAAGCCCGCCGCCGAAATCGCTCGACCGCAACGACTTTGCTGCCTTGAGGCTTGGCGATGTCCAGCCGGCCGATGGCGCGGCGACGCTCACCGCTTTCACCGCGGCCGCAATCGCCCGCATCATTCCGTTGCTCCCGCGCCGGCCGCGGAGCTGGATCATCTGCGGCGGCGGCGCCCGCAACCTCACCATGCTGCGGATGCTGCGGGAGCGGGTGGGGTCGGCCACTGTCGAGGCCGCCGAGACGCTCGGATGGGCCTCCGATGCCATCGAGGCGCAGGCTTTCGGCTTCCTCGCCGCCCGCGGCTTGAAAGGCCTGCCGCTGTCCTATCCGGCTACCACGGGCGTGCCGATGCCGATGACCGGCGGGGTGATCGCGCGGCCCTGA
- a CDS encoding alpha/beta hydrolase, producing MPEVIFTGPAGRLEGRYHPAKQKNAPIAMILHPHPQFHGTMNHQIVYQCYYAFAHRGFSVLRFNFRGVGRSQGSFDHGTGELSDAAAALDWAQTINPEARACWVAGFSFGAWIGMQLLMRRPEVEGFISIAPPANLYDFSFLAPCPSSGLIVHGEKDAVVPPKDVNTLVEKLKTQKGIVIDQQIIPGANHFFDAKLEPLMETITAYLDMRLANVR from the coding sequence ATGCCTGAAGTAATTTTCACTGGCCCTGCCGGCCGTCTCGAAGGCCGCTATCACCCGGCCAAGCAGAAGAACGCGCCGATTGCGATGATCCTGCATCCGCATCCGCAGTTTCACGGCACGATGAATCATCAGATCGTGTACCAGTGCTACTACGCGTTTGCGCATCGCGGCTTCTCGGTGCTGCGCTTCAACTTCCGCGGCGTCGGCCGCAGCCAGGGTTCGTTCGACCACGGCACTGGCGAATTGTCGGATGCGGCCGCCGCGCTCGACTGGGCGCAGACCATCAATCCGGAAGCGCGCGCCTGCTGGGTCGCCGGCTTCTCCTTCGGCGCCTGGATCGGCATGCAGCTTCTGATGCGCCGCCCCGAGGTCGAGGGCTTCATCTCGATCGCGCCGCCGGCCAACCTCTATGACTTCTCGTTCCTGGCGCCCTGCCCGTCCTCTGGGCTCATCGTGCATGGCGAGAAGGACGCGGTGGTGCCGCCCAAGGACGTCAACACGCTGGTCGAGAAGCTGAAGACGCAGAAGGGCATCGTGATCGACCAGCAGATCATCCCCGGCGCCAACCACTTCTTCGACGCCAAGCTCGAGCCGCTGATGGAAACCATCACGGCGTATCTCGACATGCGTCTGGCCAACGTGCGCTAA